Proteins found in one Misgurnus anguillicaudatus chromosome 3, ASM2758022v2, whole genome shotgun sequence genomic segment:
- the med19b gene encoding mediator of RNA polymerase II transcription subunit 19-B, translating to MTEIFSSLYGQPDPQGSAGGSALGFGPGKVPQNLMSFSHQMVDEGPQLRKPAAMNEPFYLLRELPMENELTGHTNLITHYNLEHAYNKFCGKKVKEKLSNFLPELPGMIDSPGIQDNSSLHSLIEKPPVCNNSFSPFTGAMLTGFRLHTGPLPEQYRLMHIQPPKKKNKHKHKHHRPQDPLPPETPSDSDHKKKKKKKDDDPDRKKKKKDKKKKKNRHSPDHPGMTGSQSSSSNLR from the exons ATGACAGAAATCTTCTCCTCGCTATATGGACAGCCTGATCCCCAGGGATCTGCGGGAGGGTCTGCGCTCGGGTTTGGGCCTGGGAAAGTGCCCCAAAACTTGATGTCGTTCTCCCATCAGATGGTGGATGAAGGACCCCAGCTAAGAAAACCCGCAGCGATGAATGAGCCGTTTTACCTCCTGCGTGAGCTGC CCATGGAGAATGAGCTGACAGGACACACTAATCTCATCACACACTACAACCTTGAACACGCTTATAACAAGTTTTGTGGAAAGAAGGTGAAGGAGAAACTCAGCAACTTCCTACCTGAACTTCCTG GTATGATTGACAGCCCCGGTATTCAGGACAACAGCTCTCTGCACTCTCTCATTGAAAAACCACCAGTGTGCAACAACTCCTTCAGTCCCTTCACCGGGGCGATGCTAACCGGCTTCAGGCTACACACAGGCCCT TTGCCAGAGCAATACAGACTGATGCACATTCAACCaccgaagaagaagaataaacaCAAGCATAAACATCACAGACCGCAGGATCCCCTACCACCAG AAACTCCCTCAGATTCAGAccataagaagaagaagaaaaagaaagatgATGACCCggacagaaagaaaaagaagaaagataagaagaagaagaag